The Candidatus Mycolicibacterium alkanivorans genome contains a region encoding:
- a CDS encoding N-acetylmuramoyl-L-alanine amidase: protein MSSLDHGAADDASWHRTGPAEPLRHGDRSSAVVEIRAALAALGLLENPDEDLTTGRHVAADLFDAELDHAVRAFQQRRGLIVDGIVGEATYRALREASYRLGARTLLHQFGAPMYGDDVATLQGRLQDLGFYTALVDGHFGLQTHSALMSYQREYGLSADGICGPETLRSLYFLGSRVTGGSLHAIREEEQVRRSGPRLSGKRIIIDPGRGGNDHGLITNGPDGPISEADISWDLASRLEGRMTAIGMETFLSRPANRSPSDGERAVTANSVGADLMISLRCETQPSPSPNGVASFYFGSSHGSVSTIGRNLADFIQREVVARTGLRDCRTHGRTWDLLRLTRMPTVQVDVGYISNPRDRAMLVTPQTRDSIAEGILAAVKRLYLLGKNDRPTGTYTFAELLAHEQAAEQARHAL from the coding sequence ATGTCGAGTCTGGACCACGGCGCCGCGGACGATGCCTCATGGCATCGCACCGGCCCGGCTGAGCCGCTGCGCCACGGTGACCGCAGTAGCGCCGTGGTCGAGATCCGGGCCGCGCTGGCCGCGTTGGGTCTGCTGGAGAATCCGGATGAGGATCTCACGACCGGACGGCACGTAGCCGCCGACCTGTTCGACGCCGAACTCGACCATGCCGTGCGCGCGTTCCAACAGCGTCGCGGTCTCATCGTCGACGGCATCGTCGGTGAGGCCACCTATCGCGCGCTGCGGGAGGCCTCCTACCGCCTGGGCGCACGGACCCTGCTGCACCAGTTCGGCGCGCCGATGTACGGCGACGACGTGGCGACCCTGCAGGGCCGGCTGCAGGATCTCGGCTTCTATACCGCGCTGGTGGACGGCCACTTCGGCCTGCAGACCCACAGTGCGCTGATGTCCTACCAGCGCGAGTACGGGCTGTCGGCTGACGGCATCTGCGGCCCGGAAACGTTGCGCTCCTTGTACTTTCTAGGCTCGCGGGTCACCGGCGGATCGCTGCACGCCATCCGTGAGGAGGAGCAGGTCCGCCGCTCCGGCCCGCGGTTGTCGGGTAAGCGCATCATCATCGATCCGGGCCGCGGCGGCAACGACCACGGCCTGATCACCAACGGCCCCGACGGACCCATCAGCGAAGCAGATATCTCGTGGGACTTGGCAAGTCGGCTCGAGGGCCGGATGACCGCAATCGGCATGGAGACGTTCCTGTCACGTCCGGCCAACCGCAGCCCGTCCGACGGCGAGCGCGCCGTGACCGCCAACAGCGTCGGTGCGGACCTGATGATCAGCCTGCGCTGCGAGACCCAGCCCAGCCCGTCGCCCAACGGCGTCGCCTCGTTCTACTTCGGTAGCTCGCACGGTTCGGTGTCCACCATCGGCCGCAATCTCGCCGACTTCATTCAGCGAGAAGTGGTGGCGCGCACCGGTTTACGTGACTGCCGCACGCACGGCCGGACTTGGGATCTGCTGCGTCTGACCCGCATGCCCACCGTCCAGGTGGACGTCGGCTACATCAGCAATCCGCGTGATCGTGCCATGCTGGTGACTCCGCAGACTCGCGACTCCATCGCCGAGGGCATCCTGGCCGCCGTGAAGCGGCTGTACCTGCTAGGCAAGAACGACCGGCCCACCGGAACCTACACCTTCGCCGAGTTGCTGGCCCACGAGCAGGCCGCCGAGCAGGCGCGGCACGCCCTCTGA
- the trxA gene encoding thioredoxin, producing MSDDSATVIVSDDSFADDVLASNTPVLVDFWATWCGPCRMVAPVLEEIATEKAGALRVAKLDVDANPSTARDFQVVSIPTLILFKDGQPVKRIVGARGKAALLREIADVV from the coding sequence ATGAGCGACGACAGCGCAACCGTAATCGTCTCCGACGACTCGTTCGCCGACGACGTCCTGGCCAGCAATACCCCTGTGCTGGTGGACTTTTGGGCCACCTGGTGCGGGCCGTGCCGGATGGTGGCCCCGGTTCTGGAGGAGATCGCCACCGAGAAGGCCGGCGCGCTGCGGGTGGCCAAGCTTGACGTCGACGCGAACCCATCGACGGCCCGCGACTTCCAGGTGGTGTCGATCCCGACCCTGATCCTGTTCAAGGACGGTCAGCCGGTGAAGCGGATCGTCGGAGCCAGAGGTAAGGCTGCGCTGTTGCGGGAGATCGCTGACGTCGTCTAG
- the sigM gene encoding RNA polymerase sigma factor SigM has product MPSSSRTDADLLAAHVAGDRYAFAELFHRHHGRLYRLARTTTRCAEDADDALQDAMLAAHRGASSFRHDAAVGSWLHRIVVNACLDQLRRAKAHPTTALDDDTRTIGDRTGQVEAAILVHRALMRLPVNQRVAVLAVDMLGYSVADAAASLGVAEGTVKSRCARARARLAVLLGS; this is encoded by the coding sequence GTGCCCAGTTCTTCCCGTACCGACGCCGACCTGCTGGCCGCCCACGTCGCCGGCGATCGCTACGCGTTCGCGGAACTGTTCCACCGCCACCACGGCCGCCTCTACCGGCTGGCGCGCACCACGACGCGATGCGCCGAGGACGCCGACGACGCGCTGCAGGACGCCATGCTCGCCGCCCACCGCGGGGCCTCGTCGTTCCGGCACGACGCCGCCGTCGGCAGCTGGTTGCACCGCATCGTCGTCAACGCCTGCCTGGACCAGCTGCGGCGCGCCAAAGCCCACCCGACCACCGCGCTCGACGACGACACCCGCACGATCGGTGACCGCACCGGCCAGGTGGAGGCGGCCATTCTGGTGCACCGGGCCCTGATGCGCCTGCCGGTGAACCAGCGCGTGGCGGTGCTGGCGGTCGACATGCTGGGCTACTCGGTGGCCGACGCCGCCGCATCGCTGGGCGTGGCCGAAGGCACCGTGAAGAGCCGCTGCGCGCGGGCGCGCGCCCGCCTAGCGGTCCTGCTCGGGTCCTGA
- a CDS encoding ParB/RepB/Spo0J family partition protein has translation MTQPSRRKGGLGRGLASLIPTGPADGGPRMGDAAADAVFGSAQVEVEVENVGAIYREIDPSAIEPNPRQPRQVFDEEALAELVHSIREFGLMQPIVVRAVPEAAPGAPLRYQLVMGERRWRAAQQAGLTSIPAIVRETAEDNLLRDALLENIHRVQLNPLEEAAAYQQLLEEFDVTHDELAVRIGRSRPVITNMIRLLRLPIAVQRRVAAGVLSAGHARALLALEAGPEAQEELAARIVAEGLSVRATEEAVTLANRGDGKAPAQPRRKPIQMPGLRDVAERLSSTFDTRVTVSLGKRKGKIVVEFGSVDDLQRIVGMMDSSAG, from the coding sequence ATGACCCAGCCGTCGCGGCGCAAGGGCGGCCTCGGCCGCGGTTTGGCATCGCTGATTCCGACCGGCCCGGCCGATGGCGGTCCGCGGATGGGCGACGCGGCGGCCGACGCGGTATTCGGTAGCGCACAGGTCGAGGTTGAGGTCGAGAACGTCGGAGCGATCTACCGCGAGATCGACCCGTCGGCCATCGAGCCGAATCCTCGTCAGCCGCGGCAGGTCTTCGACGAGGAGGCGCTCGCGGAGCTGGTGCACTCGATCCGCGAGTTCGGACTGATGCAGCCGATCGTCGTTCGCGCGGTCCCGGAGGCCGCACCGGGCGCACCGCTCCGCTATCAGCTGGTGATGGGCGAGCGGCGCTGGCGCGCCGCCCAGCAGGCCGGCCTGACGAGCATCCCGGCGATCGTTCGCGAGACAGCCGAGGACAACCTGCTCCGCGACGCACTGCTGGAGAACATCCACCGTGTGCAGCTGAATCCGTTGGAAGAGGCGGCGGCCTATCAGCAGCTGCTCGAGGAATTCGACGTCACCCACGATGAACTCGCTGTCCGGATCGGGCGGTCCCGCCCAGTCATCACCAACATGATCCGACTCCTGCGGCTTCCGATCGCGGTCCAGCGCCGAGTCGCCGCAGGGGTGCTGTCGGCCGGCCATGCCCGGGCGCTGCTGGCACTCGAGGCCGGTCCGGAAGCTCAGGAAGAGCTCGCCGCGCGGATCGTCGCCGAGGGCCTGTCGGTGCGGGCCACCGAGGAGGCCGTCACCCTGGCCAACAGGGGGGACGGCAAGGCCCCGGCCCAGCCGCGGCGCAAGCCGATCCAGATGCCGGGGCTGCGGGATGTCGCCGAACGCCTCTCGAGTACCTTCGACACCCGGGTGACGGTCAGCCTGGGCAAGCGCAAAGGCAAGATCGTCGTCGAGTTCGGCTCGGTCGACGACCTTCAGCGGATCGTCGGCATGATGGACTCTTCGGCGGGCTGA
- a CDS encoding acetyltransferase, whose product MSVFIEPLQLEAFDQLPKHARQCVFWEVDPATLGAGEYLPDPEFEKEAWLSMVMLEWGSCGQVAAMAPAEGSGGDDEGSCLGYVLYAPPRAVPRAQRFPTGPVSADAVLLTSMGTEPGYAEGLPHSLISQVVSELVRRGVRALEAFGRTADTAELMGAEIADPELRPAVEALGDCSFDQCMISADFLLDAGFTVVAPHRYFPRLRLELDKGLGWKAEVEAALKQLLDSAQLQQPVGAGADVRS is encoded by the coding sequence GTGTCCGTATTCATCGAGCCGCTGCAGCTCGAGGCGTTCGATCAACTTCCCAAGCATGCGCGCCAATGCGTGTTCTGGGAGGTCGACCCCGCGACCCTCGGCGCGGGGGAGTACCTGCCCGACCCGGAGTTCGAGAAGGAAGCGTGGCTGTCGATGGTCATGCTCGAGTGGGGCTCGTGCGGCCAGGTCGCGGCCATGGCTCCCGCCGAGGGATCCGGCGGTGATGACGAAGGGTCCTGTCTGGGCTACGTCCTCTACGCGCCGCCTCGCGCGGTGCCACGTGCCCAGCGTTTCCCGACCGGACCAGTGAGCGCCGACGCAGTTTTGCTCACGTCGATGGGAACCGAGCCCGGCTATGCCGAGGGCCTGCCGCATTCGCTCATCAGCCAGGTCGTCAGCGAGCTGGTCCGCCGCGGCGTGCGAGCGCTGGAGGCCTTCGGTCGCACTGCCGATACCGCCGAGCTGATGGGCGCCGAGATCGCCGATCCCGAACTGCGGCCGGCCGTCGAAGCGCTGGGGGACTGCTCCTTCGACCAATGCATGATCTCGGCCGACTTCCTGCTCGATGCGGGCTTCACTGTCGTAGCCCCGCACCGCTACTTCCCGCGGCTGCGCCTGGAACTCGACAAGGGACTCGGCTGGAAGGCCGAGGTGGAGGCCGCACTCAAGCAGCTTCTGGACAGCGCACAGCTGCAGCAGCCGGTGGGAGCCGGCGCGGACGTTCGCAGCTGA
- the trxB gene encoding thioredoxin-disulfide reductase, whose amino-acid sequence MSATPTVHDVIVIGSGPAGYTAAIYTARAQLNPLVFEGTTFGGALMTTTEVENYPGFRSGITGPELMDEMREQALRFGADLQMEDVESVSLDGPVKEVVTAGGETHLARAVILAMGAAPRYLGVPGEQELLGRGVSACATCDGFFFRDQDIAVIGGGDSAMEEATFLTRFARSVTVVHRREEFRASKIMLERARDNDKITFLTNTAVLAVEGDTTVTGLRVRDVVTGEESTLPVTGVFVAIGHDPRSDLVRGAVDLDPDGYVLVEGRTTATSLEGVFAAGDLVDRTYRQAITAAGSGCSAAIDAERWLAVAHESGAAGKMIGAQR is encoded by the coding sequence ATGAGCGCCACCCCTACAGTCCATGACGTCATCGTCATCGGATCAGGACCCGCCGGCTACACCGCGGCCATCTATACCGCGCGGGCGCAGCTGAATCCTTTGGTGTTCGAGGGCACCACCTTCGGCGGCGCGCTGATGACCACCACCGAGGTGGAGAACTACCCCGGCTTCCGCTCGGGCATCACCGGGCCCGAGTTAATGGACGAGATGCGCGAGCAGGCCCTGCGCTTCGGCGCCGACCTTCAGATGGAGGACGTCGAGTCGGTGTCACTGGACGGTCCTGTCAAGGAGGTGGTGACCGCGGGCGGCGAGACGCATCTGGCCCGCGCGGTCATCCTCGCGATGGGTGCCGCTCCCCGCTACCTGGGCGTGCCCGGTGAGCAGGAACTGCTCGGCCGTGGCGTGAGCGCGTGCGCCACCTGTGACGGCTTTTTCTTCAGGGACCAGGACATCGCCGTCATCGGCGGCGGTGACTCGGCTATGGAGGAGGCGACGTTCCTGACCCGTTTCGCCCGCAGCGTCACCGTGGTGCACCGGCGCGAGGAGTTCCGGGCGTCCAAAATCATGCTGGAACGCGCCCGCGACAACGACAAGATCACCTTCCTGACCAACACCGCGGTGCTCGCGGTCGAGGGTGACACGACGGTCACCGGCCTGCGGGTGCGCGACGTCGTCACCGGCGAGGAATCCACCCTGCCCGTCACCGGCGTGTTCGTCGCGATCGGTCACGATCCCCGGTCAGACCTGGTGCGCGGCGCGGTCGACCTCGACCCCGACGGCTATGTCCTGGTCGAGGGCCGTACCACCGCCACCTCGCTGGAGGGCGTGTTCGCCGCCGGCGACCTCGTCGACCGCACCTACCGGCAGGCCATCACCGCGGCCGGCAGCGGCTGTTCGGCCGCGATCGACGCCGAACGCTGGTTGGCCGTAGCACACGAATCCGGCGCCGCCGGAAAGATGATTGGAGCACAACGATGA
- the murJ gene encoding murein biosynthesis integral membrane protein MurJ: MTPPPRRPVAELSDAAVVSRSWGMAFATLVSRITGFTRIVLLAAILGAALSSAFTVANQLPNLIAALVLEATFTAIFVPVLARAERDDPDGGEAFVRRLVTLATTLLLVATLISVAAAPLLVRLMLGRDPQVNQPLTTAFAYLLLPQVIFYGLSSVFMAILNNRNVFGPPAWAPVVNNIVAIATLGLYLIMPGPLSVDPVQMGNAKLLVLGIGTTLGVVAQTAVLLIAIRAERISLRPLWGIDDRLKKFGTMAAAMVLYVLISQIGLVVGNQIASTAAASGPAIYNYTWLVLMLPFGMIGVTVLTVVMPRLSRNAAADDIPAVLADLALATRLTMVTLIPIVAFMTVGGPATGSALFAYGKFGEVDANYLGIAITLSSFTLIPYALVLLQLRVFYAREQPWTPILIIIAITSVKIAASLLAPHLTDDKELVAGYLGAANGTGFLAGAALGYVLLSRSLKPPRGRLLDLDVIRTILVTTAASLLAGLVAYVVDRLLGLQALTVHAGGAGSLLRLLVLGVIMLPILAAVMLAARVPEAVAASGAVKRRITRTPPVAGTSTATLVPPPANNPVTYSERSSSSGAGSAPLRFGPPANAGAWMGKGPEVSDQPSGTPPVGPPGDATTKIPRQAADDFQPDVPPDVSVGTVPPGAGRSDTVPPRAPNARQDFAGDPTREPIAFEQDAHLIPGATVGGGRYRLLVPHGGPPGLQFWQALDTALDRQVALTFVDPDRTLPDEQVREILARTLKLSRVERPGVARVLDVANTGSGGLVVSEWIRGGSLKEVADTSPSPIGAARAIQSLAAAAGAAHEAGVALSIDHPSRVRVSIEGDVALAFPATMPGATPEDDIRGIGAALYALLVDRWPLPEPGAPSGLEAAEKGPAGEPLEPRVVNREIPFQISAAAARSIQSGGGIRSAATLLNLLQQATAVADRTDLIEPIGAAAPVGAQPPTQDDPEAQARRKRNLLIGVGIGAGVLVIALIVLASVLSSIFGDVGGGLKGDQLGLNPSASQDQSPSVSGATVKPVKATVFSPQGGADNPDKADLALTGSAGSGWVTDTYTDPTPFPNFKNGVGLLLQLPQPTTVGSVSLTVPSTGTQVQIRSASSASPASLEDTTVLTQATALKPGSNTIQVNASSPTTYLLVWISTMGTTDGKNRTEISGLSVKAVS; the protein is encoded by the coding sequence ATGACCCCTCCGCCCCGCCGGCCGGTCGCCGAGCTGTCCGACGCCGCGGTGGTGTCCCGGTCGTGGGGCATGGCGTTCGCAACCCTGGTCAGCCGCATCACCGGCTTCACTCGCATCGTGCTCCTCGCCGCGATCCTCGGCGCCGCGCTGTCCAGCGCGTTCACGGTCGCCAACCAGTTGCCGAACCTGATCGCCGCGCTGGTGCTGGAGGCCACGTTCACAGCGATCTTCGTTCCGGTACTGGCCCGCGCCGAGCGTGACGACCCCGACGGCGGCGAGGCCTTCGTCCGGCGACTGGTCACACTGGCCACGACCCTGCTGCTGGTGGCCACGCTGATCTCGGTGGCCGCCGCACCACTGCTGGTGCGATTGATGCTCGGCCGCGACCCGCAGGTCAACCAGCCGCTGACCACCGCGTTCGCGTATCTGCTTCTGCCGCAGGTGATCTTCTACGGTCTGTCCTCGGTGTTCATGGCAATCCTGAACAATCGCAACGTTTTCGGACCACCAGCGTGGGCGCCGGTAGTCAACAACATCGTCGCGATCGCGACTTTGGGCTTGTATCTGATTATGCCGGGACCGCTTTCGGTCGATCCGGTGCAGATGGGCAACGCCAAACTGCTGGTCCTCGGGATCGGCACGACACTGGGGGTGGTGGCCCAGACCGCGGTCCTGCTGATCGCCATCCGCGCCGAACGAATCAGCCTGCGGCCGCTGTGGGGTATCGACGACCGCCTCAAGAAGTTCGGCACCATGGCGGCGGCGATGGTGCTCTATGTGCTCATCAGTCAGATCGGCCTGGTGGTGGGCAACCAGATCGCCAGTACCGCAGCGGCTTCCGGCCCGGCGATCTATAACTACACCTGGCTGGTGCTGATGCTGCCGTTCGGCATGATCGGCGTGACGGTGTTGACGGTGGTGATGCCGCGGCTGAGCCGCAACGCCGCGGCCGACGACATCCCCGCGGTGCTGGCCGATCTGGCCCTGGCCACCCGGCTGACCATGGTGACCCTCATCCCGATCGTCGCGTTCATGACGGTCGGGGGCCCGGCAACGGGCAGCGCCCTGTTCGCCTACGGCAAGTTCGGTGAGGTCGACGCCAACTATCTGGGCATTGCGATCACGCTGTCGTCGTTCACGCTGATCCCCTATGCGCTGGTCCTGCTGCAGCTGCGGGTGTTCTATGCCCGCGAGCAACCGTGGACGCCGATTCTCATCATCATCGCGATCACCAGCGTCAAGATCGCGGCCTCGCTGCTGGCTCCCCACCTGACCGACGACAAGGAACTCGTAGCCGGCTACCTCGGCGCGGCCAACGGCACCGGTTTCCTGGCCGGCGCCGCCCTGGGATACGTCCTGCTGAGCCGGTCGCTGAAGCCGCCGCGCGGCCGCCTGCTCGACCTTGACGTGATCCGCACCATCCTGGTGACCACCGCCGCCTCGCTGCTGGCCGGCCTCGTCGCCTATGTCGTCGACCGGCTGCTCGGTCTGCAGGCGCTGACCGTCCACGCCGGCGGCGCCGGGTCGCTGCTGCGGCTGCTGGTGCTCGGCGTGATCATGCTGCCGATCCTCGCCGCGGTGATGCTGGCGGCCCGGGTTCCCGAGGCGGTAGCCGCCTCGGGCGCCGTCAAACGCCGGATCACCCGAACCCCACCTGTAGCCGGTACCTCAACTGCCACGCTCGTCCCGCCTCCTGCGAATAACCCGGTCACGTATTCTGAGCGCAGCAGTTCGTCCGGAGCCGGGTCTGCGCCACTGCGGTTCGGGCCTCCGGCCAACGCCGGAGCATGGATGGGGAAAGGACCGGAGGTGAGCGACCAACCCTCGGGCACGCCCCCTGTCGGTCCGCCCGGTGACGCGACGACGAAGATTCCGCGGCAGGCCGCCGACGACTTCCAGCCGGATGTTCCGCCCGATGTGAGCGTTGGCACGGTGCCGCCCGGGGCGGGCAGGAGCGACACGGTGCCGCCCAGGGCGCCGAACGCCCGGCAGGACTTCGCCGGTGATCCGACCCGGGAGCCGATCGCGTTCGAGCAGGATGCCCATCTCATCCCCGGCGCCACCGTCGGCGGCGGCCGCTACCGGCTGCTGGTGCCCCACGGCGGGCCGCCGGGCCTGCAGTTCTGGCAGGCCCTCGATACCGCACTCGACCGGCAGGTGGCACTGACCTTCGTCGACCCCGACCGCACCCTGCCGGACGAGCAGGTCCGAGAGATCTTGGCCCGCACCCTCAAACTGAGCCGCGTCGAACGGCCCGGGGTAGCCCGCGTGCTCGACGTGGCCAACACCGGATCGGGCGGACTGGTGGTGTCGGAGTGGATCCGCGGCGGCTCTCTGAAGGAAGTCGCCGACACCTCACCGTCCCCGATCGGCGCGGCGCGCGCGATCCAGTCGCTGGCGGCCGCGGCCGGCGCAGCGCATGAGGCCGGCGTCGCGCTGTCGATCGATCACCCCAGTCGGGTCCGGGTCAGTATCGAGGGCGACGTCGCGCTGGCGTTCCCGGCGACCATGCCCGGCGCCACCCCCGAAGACGACATCCGAGGCATCGGCGCCGCACTGTACGCGCTGCTGGTCGATCGCTGGCCGCTGCCGGAGCCCGGTGCGCCCAGCGGGCTCGAGGCCGCCGAGAAGGGTCCGGCCGGCGAGCCGCTGGAGCCTCGCGTCGTCAACCGCGAAATCCCCTTCCAGATCTCCGCGGCCGCCGCCCGCTCCATTCAATCCGGTGGCGGAATCCGCAGTGCGGCAACACTTTTGAATCTGCTGCAGCAGGCGACGGCCGTGGCCGACCGTACCGATCTCATCGAGCCGATCGGCGCGGCCGCACCAGTCGGCGCACAGCCGCCCACCCAGGACGATCCCGAGGCGCAGGCCCGGCGCAAGCGCAACCTACTGATCGGTGTCGGTATCGGCGCCGGGGTGTTGGTCATCGCGTTGATCGTGCTCGCCTCGGTGCTCAGCAGCATCTTCGGTGACGTCGGCGGCGGTCTCAAAGGCGACCAGCTCGGGCTCAACCCGTCGGCCTCACAGGATCAGAGCCCGTCGGTCTCCGGCGCCACGGTCAAACCCGTCAAGGCGACTGTCTTCTCCCCGCAGGGCGGCGCCGACAACCCGGACAAAGCGGACCTCGCCCTGACCGGAAGCGCGGGCTCTGGCTGGGTGACGGACACCTACACCGACCCCACGCCGTTCCCGAACTTCAAAAACGGCGTCGGACTGCTGCTGCAGCTGCCGCAGCCCACCACCGTCGGCAGCGTCTCGCTGACGGTGCCCAGCACCGGAACGCAGGTGCAGATCCGTTCGGCGTCCAGCGCCAGCCCGGCCAGCCTCGAGGACACCACCGTGCTGACCCAGGCCACCGCCTTGAAGCCGGGGTCCAACACCATCCAGGTCAACGCGTCCTCGCCGACGACCTACCTGCTGGTGTGGATCTCCACGATGGGCACCACCGACGGCAAGAACCGCACCGAGATCTCCGGACTGAGCGTCAAGGCCGTTTCCTAA